In one Hymenobacter sp. DG25B genomic region, the following are encoded:
- the rplQ gene encoding 50S ribosomal protein L17 — MRHGKTINHLGRTASHRNAMLSNMASSLIMHKRVTTTVAKAKALRKFVEPLLTKSKNDTTHSRRLVFSVLQSKETLKELFGEVAAKIGQRPGGYTRIIKLSDNRLGDNAEMCIIELVDYNEVLLEAKSAGEAKATTRRSRSKKKAAPAAAAAPAATDAVVETAAPEDTATETLNDGETREEKAAE, encoded by the coding sequence ATGCGTCACGGTAAAACCATCAACCACCTCGGCCGTACGGCCTCGCACCGCAATGCTATGTTGTCCAACATGGCATCGTCCCTGATTATGCACAAGCGGGTTACTACCACAGTTGCTAAGGCGAAAGCCCTGCGCAAGTTTGTGGAGCCGCTGCTGACGAAATCGAAGAACGATACCACGCACTCACGTCGTCTGGTATTCTCGGTACTGCAAAGCAAAGAGACGCTGAAAGAGCTGTTCGGCGAGGTTGCGGCTAAAATTGGTCAGCGCCCCGGTGGATATACCCGCATCATCAAGCTGAGCGACAACCGTCTGGGTGACAACGCCGAGATGTGCATCATTGAGCTGGTAGACTACAACGAAGTTCTGCTGGAAGCCAAATCGGCCGGCGAAGCCAAGGCTACAACCCGTCGCTCACGCAGCAAGAAGAAAGCTGCTCCGGCTGCGGCTGCTGCTCCGGCTGCAACGGATGCTGTAGTGGAAACTGCTGCTCCAGAAGATACTGCTACGGAAACCCTCAACGACGGCGAAACCCGCGAGGAAAAGGCTGCTGAGTAA
- a CDS encoding DNA-directed RNA polymerase subunit alpha, whose protein sequence is MSILAFQMPEKVVMEKSDDFYGTFEFKPLEKGYGVTIGNALRRILLSSLEGYAITSVRTSSVLHEFMTIEGVIEDMSEIILNLKQVRFKKVSDAIEDKITVRFKGNEVFKAGEINNFTTGFQVLNPELVICNVDPSKELEFEFTIQKGRGYVPAEENKPADQVFGQIAIDAIFTPIKNVKYSIENTRVEQKTDYEKLLIEIQTDGSIHPEEALKGAANILIQHFMLFSDSTMTFETAKAEEEETVDEETLHMRKVLKTPLADMDLSVRAYNCLKAADIKTLGDLVQLDMADMMKFRNFGKKSLTELENLVEEKGLTFGMDLGKYKLDEE, encoded by the coding sequence ATGTCAATCTTAGCTTTTCAAATGCCGGAGAAAGTCGTGATGGAAAAGTCCGACGACTTCTACGGAACGTTTGAATTCAAACCGCTGGAGAAAGGCTACGGCGTCACGATCGGCAACGCTCTGCGCCGCATCCTGCTGTCGTCGCTGGAGGGCTATGCCATCACGTCGGTTCGCACTTCCAGCGTACTGCACGAGTTCATGACCATCGAGGGCGTGATTGAGGACATGTCCGAAATCATTCTCAACCTGAAGCAGGTACGCTTCAAGAAGGTGAGTGATGCTATCGAGGATAAAATCACAGTTCGTTTCAAAGGCAATGAAGTTTTCAAAGCCGGCGAAATCAACAACTTCACCACGGGCTTCCAGGTGCTGAACCCGGAACTGGTTATCTGCAACGTAGACCCCAGCAAAGAGCTGGAGTTTGAGTTCACGATTCAGAAAGGCCGCGGCTACGTTCCTGCAGAGGAAAACAAGCCAGCCGACCAGGTTTTCGGTCAGATTGCTATTGATGCCATTTTCACGCCTATTAAGAACGTGAAGTATAGCATTGAGAACACCCGTGTTGAGCAAAAAACTGACTACGAGAAGCTGCTCATCGAGATTCAGACGGATGGCTCCATTCACCCGGAGGAAGCGCTGAAAGGTGCTGCCAACATTCTGATTCAACACTTCATGCTGTTCTCGGACAGCACCATGACCTTCGAAACGGCTAAGGCAGAAGAAGAGGAAACCGTGGACGAAGAGACCCTGCACATGCGCAAGGTTCTGAAGACCCCACTGGCTGATATGGATCTGTCGGTGCGTGCTTACAACTGCCTGAAGGCTGCCGATATCAAAACCCTCGGCGACCTGGTGCAGCTGGACATGGCAGACATGATGAAGTTCCGCAACTTCGGTAAGAAGTCGCTGACCGAGCTGGAAAACCTCGTAGAGGAAAAGGGTCTGACCTTCGGGATGGATCTGGGCAAGTATAAGCTCGACGAGGAATAG
- the rpsD gene encoding 30S ribosomal protein S4: protein MARYTGPKTKIARRFAEPIFGPSKALNKKNYPPGQHGRGRRKKQSEYAVQLMEKQKVKYMYGVLEKQFENLFHKAAALPGITGNNLLALLESRLDNTVYRLGVAPTRRAARQLVLHKHITVNGEVVNIASYKLRAGDVVGVREKSKSLEAITTSLSVRNARQFSWLEWDGKEMVGKFLNAPSRELIPEKITEQLIVELYSK from the coding sequence ATGGCACGTTATACCGGTCCTAAAACCAAGATTGCTCGTCGCTTCGCAGAGCCGATCTTCGGCCCAAGCAAGGCGCTCAACAAAAAGAATTATCCTCCCGGCCAGCATGGTCGTGGCCGCCGTAAGAAGCAGTCAGAATATGCTGTACAGCTGATGGAGAAGCAGAAAGTGAAGTACATGTACGGTGTACTGGAAAAGCAGTTTGAAAACCTTTTCCACAAGGCAGCTGCTCTGCCCGGCATCACAGGTAACAACCTGTTGGCTTTGCTGGAGTCGCGCCTCGACAACACGGTGTATCGTTTGGGTGTAGCCCCTACGCGCCGTGCTGCCCGTCAGCTGGTTCTGCACAAGCATATCACCGTAAATGGTGAAGTTGTTAACATCGCTTCCTATAAGCTCCGTGCGGGCGACGTGGTGGGTGTGCGTGAGAAGTCGAAGTCGTTGGAAGCCATCACAACCAGCCTGAGTGTGCGTAACGCTCGTCAGTTCTCCTGGCTGGAGTGGGACGGCAAGGAAATGGTGGGCAAATTCCTGAATGCCCCCTCGCGCGAACTGATTCCGGAGAAAATCACGGAGCAGCTCATCGTCGAGCTTTACTCGAAGTAA
- the rpsK gene encoding 30S ribosomal protein S11: MAQKRKDKAKKRVVQVEQVGQVHIKASFNNIIISITNMNGQVISWASAGKMGFRGSKKNTPYAAQMAATDAGKVAHDLGMRKAEVFVKGPGSGRESAIRTIQNVGIEVTTIRDVTPLPHNGCRPPKRRRV, from the coding sequence ATGGCACAAAAAAGAAAAGACAAAGCCAAGAAGCGCGTTGTCCAGGTTGAGCAGGTAGGTCAGGTTCACATCAAAGCCTCCTTCAACAACATCATCATTTCCATCACCAATATGAACGGCCAGGTTATTTCCTGGGCTTCGGCTGGTAAGATGGGCTTCCGCGGTTCGAAGAAGAACACTCCTTATGCTGCTCAGATGGCAGCTACGGATGCCGGCAAAGTGGCTCATGATTTGGGCATGCGCAAGGCTGAAGTGTTCGTGAAAGGTCCTGGTTCCGGCCGTGAGTCGGCTATCCGTACCATCCAGAACGTGGGCATTGAGGTAACTACCATCCGCGACGTAACGCCGCTGCCCCACAACGGCTGCCGTCCGCCCAAGCGTCGTCGCGTCTGA
- the rpsM gene encoding 30S ribosomal protein S13, producing the protein MARIAGVDIPDNKRGEIALTYIFGIGRASAQQILTKAGIDLSKKVKDWTEAEAGEIRSIIAAEFKTEGVLRSEVQLNIKRLMDIGCYRGLRHRKGLPVRGQRTKNNSRTRKGKRKTVAGKKKATK; encoded by the coding sequence ATGGCTCGTATTGCAGGGGTAGACATCCCAGACAACAAGCGCGGCGAAATCGCGCTGACCTACATTTTCGGCATTGGTCGTGCCTCCGCTCAACAAATTCTTACGAAGGCCGGTATCGACCTGAGCAAGAAGGTGAAAGACTGGACGGAAGCTGAAGCCGGTGAAATCCGTAGCATCATTGCTGCCGAGTTCAAGACGGAAGGTGTTCTGCGCTCAGAAGTGCAGTTGAACATCAAGCGTCTCATGGACATCGGTTGCTACCGTGGTCTGCGTCACCGGAAAGGCTTGCCCGTTCGCGGACAGCGCACCAAGAACAACTCGCGTACCCGCAAGGGCAAGCGCAAGACTGTTGCTGGTAAAAAGAAGGCTACTAAATAA
- the rpmJ gene encoding 50S ribosomal protein L36, giving the protein MKVKASVKKRSVDCKIIRRKGKLYVINKKNPRYKQRQG; this is encoded by the coding sequence ATGAAAGTTAAAGCGTCCGTCAAGAAGCGTAGCGTTGATTGCAAAATCATCCGCCGGAAAGGCAAACTCTACGTTATCAACAAAAAGAACCCCCGCTACAAGCAGCGTCAGGGTTAA
- the infA gene encoding translation initiation factor IF-1, with amino-acid sequence MAKQTSIEQDGVILEALSNAMFRVELENGHQLIAHISGKMRMHYIKILPGDKVKLEMSPYDLSKGRIVYRYK; translated from the coding sequence ATGGCCAAACAAACCTCCATTGAACAGGACGGAGTGATTCTGGAAGCCCTTTCCAATGCCATGTTCCGCGTGGAACTGGAAAATGGTCACCAACTGATTGCCCACATTTCGGGCAAGATGCGAATGCACTACATCAAAATCCTGCCAGGAGATAAGGTGAAGCTGGAAATGTCGCCCTACGATCTGTCGAAGGGCCGAATTGTGTACCGTTACAAATAA
- the map gene encoding type I methionyl aminopeptidase, whose translation MIFYKTEEEIELIRASAKVLAQAHGEVAGMIKEGITTRELDARAEEFIRDHGGQPSFKGYNDFPYSLCISPNSVVVHGFPGDYTLKSGDVISVDCGVLLNGYHSDSAYTYPVGEVAPEVLKLLEETKKSLYLGIEQAVAGNRMGDVSYAIQNHVEKQGYGVVRELVGHGIGKKLHERPEVPNYGKRGSGLKLQTGLVIAIEPMVNLGTKQVVQEKDGWTIRTKDHKPSAHFEHTIVVRKDKAEILTSFEYIEKALQ comes from the coding sequence ATGATATTTTATAAGACCGAAGAAGAAATTGAGCTTATCCGGGCCAGCGCGAAAGTACTGGCTCAGGCCCACGGAGAAGTTGCGGGCATGATAAAGGAAGGAATTACCACCCGCGAGCTTGATGCTCGGGCTGAGGAATTCATCCGGGACCATGGCGGACAACCTTCTTTCAAAGGCTATAACGATTTTCCTTACAGCCTCTGCATATCACCTAACTCAGTGGTGGTGCATGGTTTTCCGGGCGACTATACGCTGAAAAGCGGGGACGTTATTTCGGTTGACTGCGGAGTGCTGTTAAACGGCTATCATTCCGATAGCGCATACACCTACCCAGTCGGGGAGGTGGCACCGGAGGTGCTGAAGTTGCTGGAAGAAACCAAAAAGTCGCTTTACCTGGGCATTGAACAGGCAGTGGCGGGCAACCGGATGGGCGATGTGAGCTACGCCATTCAGAACCATGTTGAGAAGCAGGGTTATGGAGTGGTTCGCGAGCTGGTCGGTCATGGTATTGGCAAGAAGCTCCACGAGCGGCCTGAAGTCCCCAACTACGGTAAACGTGGTTCGGGGTTAAAGCTGCAGACGGGACTGGTAATTGCCATTGAGCCTATGGTGAATCTCGGCACTAAGCAGGTGGTTCAGGAAAAGGATGGTTGGACTATCCGCACCAAAGACCATAAGCCCTCGGCGCATTTTGAACATACCATTGTAGTAAGAAAGGACAAGGCAGAAATTCTGACTTCCTTCGAATACATAGAAAAAGCCTTACAGTAG
- the secY gene encoding preprotein translocase subunit SecY, translating into MNKFITTIKNIFAIEDLRTRILNTLFFIAIYRLGSYVVLPGVDPNRLKQGAQGLFGILDTLLGGAFSHASIFALGIMPYISASIVLQLLTIAVPYFQKLQKEGESGRKKINQYTRILTIPIVLAQSVGFIATINAEAIMNPGVLFTVSTMIIITAGTLFCMWLGEKITDKGIGNGISMIIMIGIVSRFPGAIIGEAAAKGINGALIFLLELVVLFFVVMLVIVLTQAVRRIPVQYAKQIGGTTQLNAQRQFIPMKVNAAGVMPIIFAQSLMFVPAIVASVWQNDSDMASYIGVKFSDYTSWQYNLVFGVLILLFTYFYTAISVNPNQIADDLKRSGGFVPGVKPGNDTSEHIDEILTRITLPGALALALIAIFPAFALLLGVTRPFSAFYGGTSLIIMVGVVLDTLNQVESYLLMRHYDGMMKSGKVRGRTQDIAMAS; encoded by the coding sequence ATGAACAAGTTCATCACCACGATTAAGAACATCTTTGCTATTGAGGATCTGCGTACGCGGATTCTCAATACGCTTTTTTTCATTGCCATCTATCGGCTGGGTTCTTACGTGGTGCTGCCCGGTGTAGATCCAAACCGGTTGAAGCAAGGCGCACAAGGACTGTTCGGTATTCTGGATACGTTGCTCGGCGGTGCTTTTAGCCACGCTTCGATCTTCGCCCTGGGCATCATGCCGTATATCTCGGCTTCCATCGTGTTGCAGCTGCTCACGATTGCCGTGCCTTACTTCCAGAAGCTCCAGAAAGAGGGTGAATCAGGCCGTAAGAAAATCAACCAGTATACGCGTATCCTTACTATTCCAATTGTGTTAGCTCAATCGGTTGGCTTCATCGCCACCATTAACGCTGAAGCAATTATGAATCCGGGGGTACTGTTTACGGTATCCACGATGATTATCATCACAGCCGGCACGCTCTTCTGCATGTGGCTGGGTGAGAAAATCACGGATAAGGGAATAGGCAATGGTATTTCCATGATCATTATGATCGGGATTGTATCGCGCTTCCCAGGAGCTATTATCGGTGAAGCTGCTGCTAAAGGCATCAACGGCGCCCTTATTTTCCTGCTGGAGCTGGTTGTTCTGTTCTTTGTAGTAATGCTGGTGATTGTGCTCACGCAGGCTGTACGCCGGATTCCGGTGCAGTATGCCAAGCAAATCGGTGGCACTACCCAGTTGAATGCACAGCGTCAGTTCATTCCCATGAAGGTGAATGCAGCCGGCGTTATGCCCATCATCTTTGCGCAGTCATTGATGTTCGTGCCGGCTATTGTGGCCTCGGTATGGCAGAATGATAGTGACATGGCCAGCTATATCGGAGTGAAATTCTCGGACTATACTTCCTGGCAGTACAATCTGGTGTTTGGAGTGTTGATTCTGTTGTTCACGTATTTCTATACGGCCATCAGTGTAAACCCTAATCAGATTGCGGATGATCTGAAGCGTAGCGGCGGTTTTGTTCCCGGTGTAAAACCTGGTAATGATACCTCCGAGCACATTGATGAGATTCTGACGCGTATCACGCTGCCCGGTGCTTTGGCTCTGGCTTTGATTGCCATTTTCCCGGCCTTCGCTTTGCTACTTGGCGTAACTCGTCCCTTCTCGGCTTTCTACGGTGGTACTTCCCTGATCATTATGGTAGGGGTAGTATTGGATACGCTAAATCAGGTGGAGAGCTACCTGTTGATGCGCCACTACGATGGCATGATGAAATCGGGCAAAGTTCGCGGGCGTACGCAGGACATTGCCATGGCTTCCTAA
- the rplO gene encoding 50S ribosomal protein L15: MNLSNLQPAAGATRNEKRVGRGTGSGRGGTSTRGHKGAKSRSGYSKKSGFEGGQMPLQRRIPKFGFKNINRVEYKGINLDVLATLTENGATTTLDNAFFVNAGLVSKNAKVKILGRGEITKALEVHAHAFSKSAIEAIEKAGGKAVTL, encoded by the coding sequence ATGAATCTCAGCAATCTCCAACCCGCCGCAGGCGCTACCCGCAATGAAAAGCGCGTAGGTCGTGGTACGGGTTCCGGCCGTGGCGGCACTTCAACGCGCGGTCACAAAGGTGCCAAATCCCGCTCGGGCTACTCTAAAAAGTCAGGCTTCGAAGGTGGTCAGATGCCTCTGCAGCGTCGGATCCCTAAGTTCGGCTTCAAGAACATCAACCGTGTTGAGTACAAAGGCATCAACCTTGATGTACTGGCTACTTTGACCGAAAATGGCGCTACTACTACGCTGGACAATGCATTCTTTGTGAATGCTGGTCTGGTGTCGAAAAACGCCAAAGTGAAAATCCTGGGCCGCGGTGAAATCACCAAAGCGCTGGAAGTACATGCCCACGCCTTCTCGAAGTCGGCTATTGAAGCCATTGAGAAAGCAGGTGGTAAAGCCGTGACTCTGTAA
- the rpmD gene encoding 50S ribosomal protein L30, with protein MAQIHIKLVKSVIDRPERQKRTVQALGLGKIGSTKEVENTPQVAGMVNAVKHLLEVTEL; from the coding sequence ATGGCGCAGATCCATATCAAACTCGTGAAAAGCGTTATTGACCGCCCCGAGCGGCAGAAGCGCACGGTGCAGGCTCTCGGCCTCGGCAAAATCGGCAGCACCAAAGAAGTAGAAAACACTCCTCAGGTAGCTGGTATGGTGAATGCCGTGAAGCACTTGTTAGAAGTAACTGAACTCTAG
- the rpsE gene encoding 30S ribosomal protein S5 has product MAEFNNGPRGGSGDNRGGGNDRRGGGNDRRGNDRNAEQSRTGDSDLKEKVVAINRVAKVVKGGRRFSFSAIVVVGDGNGTVGFGLGKANEVTDAIAKGIDDAKKNLVKVPLYKHTVPHVMEGKYSGGYVLVQPAAAGTGVIAGGAMRAVFESAGIKDVLAKSKGSSNPHNVVKATFDALLKMRDPLQIAQARGISLSKVFNG; this is encoded by the coding sequence ATGGCAGAATTTAACAACGGCCCTCGTGGTGGTAGCGGCGATAACCGTGGCGGTGGCAATGACCGTCGTGGTGGTGGCAATGACCGTCGCGGCAACGACCGTAACGCGGAGCAGTCGCGCACTGGCGATTCCGACCTGAAAGAAAAAGTGGTTGCTATCAACCGCGTAGCCAAAGTAGTAAAAGGTGGTCGTCGCTTTAGCTTCTCGGCCATTGTGGTAGTAGGTGACGGCAACGGCACCGTAGGTTTCGGCCTCGGCAAAGCCAACGAAGTAACCGACGCCATTGCCAAAGGCATTGACGACGCAAAGAAGAACCTGGTGAAAGTGCCGCTGTACAAGCACACTGTTCCTCACGTGATGGAAGGTAAATACTCCGGTGGTTATGTGCTGGTTCAGCCAGCTGCAGCTGGTACGGGTGTAATTGCCGGTGGTGCCATGCGTGCCGTGTTTGAAAGCGCTGGTATCAAAGACGTACTGGCTAAGTCGAAAGGCTCCTCGAACCCCCACAACGTAGTGAAAGCTACTTTCGACGCCTTGCTGAAAATGCGCGACCCGCTGCAAATTGCTCAGGCACGTGGTATCAGCCTCTCTAAAGTTTTTAACGGCTAA
- the rplR gene encoding 50S ribosomal protein L18, with protein sequence MAFDKATRRKRIQRIIRTKVAGTSERPRLSVFRSNTGIYAQIIDDTTGNTLASASSKHVSVEGGNGVALAAAVGKELAARATGKGISKVVFDRSGYLYHGRVKSLAEGAREGGLNF encoded by the coding sequence ATGGCTTTCGATAAAGCAACTAGAAGAAAACGGATCCAGCGCATCATCCGCACTAAGGTGGCTGGCACGTCCGAGCGCCCGCGTCTGTCGGTGTTTCGCAGCAATACGGGTATTTATGCCCAGATTATTGACGACACCACAGGGAACACGCTGGCGTCTGCTTCCTCGAAGCACGTTTCGGTGGAAGGGGGCAACGGAGTCGCCCTCGCTGCCGCAGTCGGCAAAGAACTTGCCGCCCGTGCTACAGGAAAAGGAATTTCGAAAGTGGTATTTGACCGTTCCGGTTATCTCTACCACGGCCGCGTAAAATCATTGGCAGAAGGAGCCCGCGAAGGCGGCCTCAATTTCTAA
- the rplF gene encoding 50S ribosomal protein L6: MSRIGKLPISLPDNVQIEVSNENTVTVKGPKGTLIVPVDRDITVATEDGQLVVTRPTEQKRHKAMHGLYRSLLNNAVSGVGQGLEVKLELVGVGYKATMAGTTLELSLGYSHNIFLALPKEVTATALTEKGKNPIVTLTSIDKQLLGQVAAKIRSLRKVEPYKGKGVRFVGEQIRRKAGKTASK, translated from the coding sequence ATGTCACGCATTGGTAAACTGCCCATCAGCCTGCCCGACAACGTGCAGATTGAAGTGAGCAACGAAAACACGGTTACCGTGAAGGGCCCGAAAGGTACCCTCATCGTTCCGGTTGACCGCGACATTACCGTAGCTACCGAAGACGGCCAGCTGGTAGTGACCCGCCCAACTGAACAGAAACGCCACAAAGCAATGCACGGTCTGTACCGTTCACTGCTGAACAATGCCGTTAGCGGTGTTGGTCAGGGCCTGGAAGTGAAGCTGGAGCTGGTAGGTGTAGGTTACAAGGCCACTATGGCTGGTACTACCCTGGAGCTGTCACTGGGTTATTCGCACAACATCTTCCTGGCGCTGCCTAAAGAAGTTACTGCAACTGCCCTCACCGAGAAAGGTAAAAACCCTATCGTTACCCTAACCAGCATTGATAAGCAACTGCTGGGCCAGGTGGCCGCAAAGATTCGCTCGTTGCGCAAAGTTGAGCCCTACAAAGGCAAAGGCGTGCGCTTCGTGGGTGAGCAAATTCGTCGTAAGGCTGGTAAAACAGCTTCGAAATAA
- the rpsH gene encoding 30S ribosomal protein S8, whose product MNTDPIADYLTRVRNAIKANHRVVEIPASKIKKEITKVLYHKGYIQSYRFDDAAVQGTIKIALKYNPATKQPAITKLERVSSPGLRKYAHVENLPRVLSGLGIAILSTSKGVMTEKEAKAENVGGEVLCYVY is encoded by the coding sequence ATGAATACAGATCCAATTGCCGACTACCTGACCCGGGTTCGCAATGCCATCAAGGCAAACCACCGGGTAGTGGAGATTCCGGCCAGCAAGATCAAAAAGGAAATCACGAAGGTACTCTACCACAAAGGGTACATTCAGAGCTACCGTTTTGATGATGCAGCAGTACAAGGCACAATCAAGATTGCGCTGAAGTACAATCCTGCCACCAAGCAGCCCGCTATTACCAAGCTGGAGCGCGTAAGCTCACCTGGTCTGCGTAAGTACGCTCACGTAGAAAACCTGCCGCGTGTACTCAGCGGTCTGGGTATTGCAATTCTGTCGACGTCGAAAGGTGTGATGACGGAAAAAGAGGCGAAAGCCGAGAACGTGGGCGGCGAAGTGCTGTGCTACGTCTACTAA
- the rpsN gene encoding 30S ribosomal protein S14, translating into MAKESMKARERKRIATVARYAEKRKALKAAGDFEGLDKLPRNASPVRLHNRDKIDGRPRGYMRKFGISRVRFREMALAGKIPGVTKSSW; encoded by the coding sequence ATGGCTAAGGAATCGATGAAAGCACGGGAGCGGAAGCGTATTGCTACCGTAGCTCGTTATGCTGAGAAGCGCAAGGCTCTGAAAGCCGCTGGCGACTTCGAAGGCCTGGACAAACTGCCCCGCAATGCCTCGCCCGTGCGTCTGCACAACCGCGACAAAATTGACGGCCGCCCTCGTGGTTATATGCGCAAGTTCGGCATTAGCCGTGTGCGTTTCCGCGAAATGGCTTTGGCGGGTAAAATCCCCGGCGTAACGAAATCCAGCTGGTAA
- the rplE gene encoding 50S ribosomal protein L5, whose amino-acid sequence MARLKDIYLKEVVPALQEQFQFKSIMQVPRITKICINRGIGAAVADKKLVDNGVDELTTIAGQKAVPTIAKRSVSNFKLREGMPIGARVTLRGEQMYEFMDRLLTVALPRVRDFKGINDKGFDGRGNYTLGIKEQIIFPEISIDKIKSISGMDITFVTTAENDEQSYELLKAFGMPFANAKKQNNG is encoded by the coding sequence ATGGCTCGACTCAAAGACATTTATCTCAAAGAAGTAGTACCCGCGCTCCAGGAACAATTCCAGTTCAAGAGCATCATGCAGGTACCACGCATCACCAAGATCTGCATCAACCGCGGTATCGGCGCAGCAGTTGCCGATAAGAAACTGGTTGATAATGGCGTGGATGAGCTGACGACCATTGCAGGTCAGAAAGCCGTTCCTACCATTGCCAAGCGCTCGGTGTCGAACTTCAAACTCCGTGAAGGCATGCCCATCGGCGCCCGCGTTACCCTGCGCGGCGAGCAGATGTATGAATTCATGGACCGTCTGCTCACGGTGGCTCTGCCCCGCGTGCGTGACTTCAAAGGCATCAACGATAAAGGCTTCGATGGCCGCGGTAACTACACCCTGGGCATCAAGGAGCAAATCATCTTCCCAGAAATTTCGATCGATAAGATCAAGTCGATTTCGGGTATGGATATTACCTTCGTAACGACGGCCGAAAACGATGAGCAGAGCTACGAGCTGCTGAAAGCTTTCGGAATGCCGTTCGCTAACGCCAAGAAACAAAACAATGGCTAA